In the Gopherus flavomarginatus isolate rGopFla2 chromosome 6, rGopFla2.mat.asm, whole genome shotgun sequence genome, one interval contains:
- the RIN1 gene encoding ras and Rab interactor 1 isoform X3, protein MLWPLVLRAPCPPHSSVSLLSLGCGPVYDVPDPHAFPQPRPARGSLNNVSLLDRLLLTQSVWLQLSLNSATALHILQREPPGTFLVRQSNTRRCRVLCLRLLDDLAPAFVASYSLQERAAGISLEGSSWSFPDLLHLVAFYCLSREVLPLALRLPQPIQQAVSHKELEAISHLGLEFWSSSLNAKDPPEPPEPPLCGDAAPAAGQLGAIPTRSPRELDCGLGNGALGFLNPLFQSRDGGLRRDDFKRSIKVRVSTETSSPLSPPPKPPPPIPSSQTGMPPTPRREPGQNSLLSISGYRVPQRAGEPLNPKPAGVSLPSLQELDSGSPSGSESEGSGGPRAPSPPAQRRPRTPLRSMSDAVLAVLAPEKQLARAVERLARDRSTRLGASVQDFLTLVRGGGGEWQSSHELLSPIRTFLTHTKTQLLQSPALELPSPTLLPDHRLDAVLERALHRCVLKPLKPVLATHLRRLRVADGSLGQLRENLRLVREQGPGAFPARATLPSPHDTQRARRKLLQLLRAYSPSTQVTLLLQACKGVYRAMGAAPDGSYGADEFLPFLSFILAQCDLPQLLMEAEYMMELMEPSQLLGEGGYYLTTLQASLALLGHFHEEELRELRPDVQKALSWQHQSPSGQPPGSPCQERSRQQWARADGC, encoded by the exons atgctCTGGCCCTTAGTGCTAAGGGCCCCCTGCCCTCCTCACAGCTCTGTCTCCCTCCTCAGTCTGGGGTGTGGCCCTGTGTACGATGTCCCAGACCCACACgccttcccccagcccaggcCAGCGCGGGGGTCTCTGAACAACGTCAGCCTCCTGGATCGTCTGCTCCTCACCCAGTCTGTCTGGCTGCAGCTGAGCCTCAACTCTGCCACCGCCCTGCACATCCTGCAGCgtgagcccccaggg ACATTCCTGGTGCGCCAATCAAACACACGCCGATGCCGGGTGCTCTGCTTGCGCCTCCTAGATGACTTGGCCCCGGCCTTCGTCGCTAGCTACTccctgcaggagagagcagcag GCATCTCTCTAGAGGGCTCATCCTGGAGCTTCCCAGACCTGCTGCATCTGGTGGCCTTCTACTGCCTGAGCCG GGAGGTTCTCCCGCTTGCCCTACGCCTGCCCCAACCCATCCAGCAGGCCGTGTCGCACAAGGAACTGGAGGCCATTTCCCACCTGGGGCTTG AGTTCTGGAGCTCTTCTCTCAATGCCAAGGACCCCCCGGAGCCGCCTGAGCCCCCACTCTGTGGggatgctgcccctgcagctggccAGCTGGGTGCGATCCCCACACGGAGCCCAAGGGAGCTGGACTGTGGCCTGGGCaatggggctctgggcttcctgAACCCCCTGTtccagagcagggatgggggctTGCGGCGGGACGACTTCAAGCGCAGCATTAAAGTGCGGGTGTCCACTGAGACCTCCAGCCCTCTCTCACCACCCCCCAAGCCACCGCCCCCCATCCCTTCCAGCCAGACAGGGATGCCCCCCACCCCGCGCCGAGAGCCGGGCCAGAACTCACTCCTCAGCATATCAGGGTatcgggtgccccagagggctggggagccCCTTAATCCCAAGCCAGCTGGGGTCAGCCTCCCATCCCTGCAGGAGCTGGACAGCGGGTCCCCCAGTGGCTCAGAGagcgaggggagtgggggtccACGAGCCCCCTCACCTCCTGCCCAGCGCCGCCCCCGTACCCCTTTGCGCTCCATGAGCGATGCCGTCCTGGCAGTGCTGGCCCCTGAGAAACAGCTGGCACGGGCCGTGGAGCGGCTGGCGCGGGACCGGAgcaccaggctgggagccagcgTCCAGGATTTCCTGACCTTAGtgaggggtggcgggggggagtgGCAGTCCAGCCATGAGCTGCTGAGCCCCATCCGGACCTTCCTGACCCACACCAAGACTCAgctgctgcagagcccagccctggagctgccgaGCCCCACGCTGCTGCCTGACCACAGGCTgg ACGCTGTGCTGGAACGGGCCCTACATCGTTGTGTGCTGAAGCCTCTCAAACCAGTGCTGGCGACCCATCTGCGCAGGCTACGCGTGGCAGATGGGTCCCTGGGCCAGCTCCGGGAGAACCTGCGGCTGGTGCGGGAGCAGGGCCCTGGTGCCTTCCCAGCACGGGCGACCCTGCCTAGCCCCCATGACACCCAGCGGGCACGGCGCAAACTGCTGCAGCTTCTGCGTGCCTATTCGCCCAGCACCCAGGTGACACTTCTGCTGCAGGCCTGCAAGGGTGTCTACCGAGCCATGGGGGCAGCCCCGG atGGGAGCTATGGGGCGGACGAGTTCTTGCCGTTTCTGAGCTTCATCCTGGCTCAGTGCGACCTGCCCCAGCTGCTCATGGAGGCTGAGTACATGATGGAGCTGATGGAGCCCAGCCAGCTCCTGGGAGAAG GGGGCTATTACCTGACCACTCTCCAGGCCAGCCTGGCACTGTTGGGGCATTTCCAtgaagaggagctgagggagctgCGCCCCGATGTCCAGAAAGCCCTGAGCTGGCAGCACCAGAGCCCGTCAGGGCAGCCCCCTGGCAGCCCGTGCCAG GAACGTTCTAGGCAGCAATGGGCCAGAGCTGATGGATGTTGA
- the CD248 gene encoding endosialin: MLRLWLLLTGLVGPARGTWPGPEAAWPGPEAACGPEGCYVVFFQRRSFLESWRSCRERGGNLATLKRHEEAAQVAELLQATGPGTGQQRLFWIGLQRQPRQCFPQRPLRGFTWTTGDQDTLYTNWAQAEPAGGTACSASRCVVLSYGPAMQENFQWLEGSCTLPVDGFLCRFSFAGMCHGLATEETGPVSYTTPFGQVSSTLSHIPFGTVASVACGGAAPVSVLCMQRDDGSVGWSKEEPLCGEEQGDWCEGDNGGCQQLCVDEGPSYSCECHAGHALLPDGRSCAPADGCQNHPCQFECVPGEDGGYRCLCPVGYILASDGHACEDTDECATGPCEQLCDNFPGGFQCRCQLGYEDDGARGCADLDECSSAPCEHQCENTEGSYLCLCHLGFSPAEEAPQHCVDNDECQIPGVCQQMCVNYVGGFECYCTEGYELEADGISCAPLAEPPVLATRQQTFYPHFRDQQEWGAEVLQVLGTDEPFSLTQEFPDPTASPSDLSPAAPHPSTGHAAPRPSTIPPASTTSPLIPSTTTGPPDPTISPPISSTTTGPPDLTTGPPILSSTTLIPPTSTAPPEPTNGPTVPHTSPAITPTIGPPTPSPSPPSSKSPRSPGAPASPYSVGEGDPAADRARAPLPPSEDPSTSPGGERARRKRDDRWLLVALLVPLCVFLVIMVALGIVYCTRCGARAKSRSVTQCYRWVTSAGGKGPLHPPAGAHLTTCRTSV, translated from the coding sequence ATGCTGCGTCTCTGGCTGCTCCTCACTGGGTTGGTGGGGCCAGCGCGGGGCACCTGGCCAGGGCCCGAGGCTGCCTGGCCGGGGCCCGAGGCTGCCTGTGGTCCTGAGGGCTGCTACGTTGTCTTCTTCCAGCGCCGCAGCTTCCTGGAGTCCTGGCGGAGCTGCCGGGAGCGTGGCGGGAACCTGGCCACGCTCAAGCGCCATGAGGAGGCCGCCCAGGTAGCAGAGCTTCTGCAGGCCACGGGCCCAGGTACAGGGCAGCAGCGGCTCTTCTGGATCGGGTTGCAGCGCCAGCCACGCCAGTGCTTCCCCCAGCGCCCACTGCGTGGTTTCACCTGGACCACCGGCGACCAAGACACGCTCTACACCAACTGGGCGCAGGCTGAGCCGGCTGGGGGCACCGCTTGCTCGGCCTCGCGCTGCGTTGTGCTGAGCTACGGCCCGGCCATGCAGGAGAATTTCCAGTGGCTGGAGGGTTCATGCACCCTGCCCGTGGACGGCTTCTTGTGCCGCTTCAGCTTTGCCGGCATGTGCCACGGGCTGGCCACGGAGGAGACAGGGCCCGTGAGCTACACGACGCCCTTCGGCCAGGTCAGCAGCACCCTGAGCCACATCCCCTTTGGCACGGTGGCGTCCGTGGCCTGTGGCGGCGCAGCCCCTGTCTCGGTGCTGTGCATGCAGCGGGACGACGGCTCCGTGGGCTGGTCCAAGGAGGAGCCCCTGtgcggggaggagcagggggactggtgTGAGGGTGACAATGGGGGctgccagcagctgtgtgtggatGAGGGTCCCAGCTACTCCTGCGAGTGCCACGCTGGCCACGCCTTGCTGCCCGACGGGCGCTCCTGTGCCCCAGCCGATGGCTGCCAGAATCACCCCTGCCAGTTTGAGTGCGTGCCAGGAGAGGACGGAGGGTACCGGTGCTTGTGCCCCGTGGGCTACATTTTAGCCAGCGATGGGCACGCGTGCGAGGACACGGATGAGTGTGCCACGGGCCCATGTGAGCAGCTGTGTGACAACTTCCCTGGCGGCTTCCAGTGCCGCTGCCAGCTGGGCTATGAGGACGACGGGGCCAGGGGCTGCGCCGACCTGGATGAATGCAGCTCCGCCCCGTGCGAGCACCAGTGCGAGAACACTGAGGGCTCCTATCTGTGTCTGTGCCACCTGGGCTTCAGCCCGGCCGAGGAGGCACCGCAGCACTGTGTCGACAACGATGAGTGCCAGATCCCCGGCGTCTGCCAGCAGATGTGCGTCAACTATGTGGGCGGCTTCGAGTGCTACTGCACCGAGGGCTACGAGCTGGAGGCTGACGGCATCAGCTGTGCCCCTCTGGCAGAGCCCCCCGTGCTGGCCACCAGGCAGCAGACCTTCTACCCACACTTCAGGGACCAGCAGGAGTGGGGGGCGGAGGTGCTGCAGGTTTTGGGGACGGACGAGCCTTTCAGCCTGACCCAGGAGTTCCCCGACCCCACTGCTTCCCcctctgatctctctcctgcagccccacaccccagcaCTGGCCATGCAGCCCCTCGCCCCTCCACTATCCCACCAGCATCCACCACCAGCCCCCTAATCCCTTCCACAACCACTGGTCCCCCAGACCCCACCATCAGCCCCCCAATATCTTCCACAACCACTGGTCCCCCAGACCTCACCACTGGCCCCCCAATCCTCAGTAGCACCACCCTGATCCCTCCCACATCCACTGCTCCCCCAGAGCCCACCAATGGCCCCACAGTTCCTCACACCAGCCCTGCTATCACTCCCACAATTggtcccccaacccccagccccagccccccaagcTCCAAATCTCCAAGATCCCCTGGTGCTCCTGCCTCACCTtacagtgtgggggagggggaccctgCTGCAGATAGGGCCAGGGCGCCACTGCCCCCTTCGGAAGACCCCAGCACCTCTCCAGGTGGGGAGCGGGCACGGAGGAAGCGAGATGACCGGTGGCTGCTGGTGGCATTGCTGGTGCCCCTCTGTGTCTTCCTGGTGATCATGGTGGCGTTGGGCATCGTGTACTGTACCCGCTGTGGCGCCAGGGCCAAGAGCCGCAGTGTCACACAGTGCTACCGCTGGGTCACCAGTGCGGGCGGCAAgggtcccctccacccccctgcaGGGGCCCATCTGACCACCTGCCGGACCAGCGTCTGA
- the RIN1 gene encoding ras and Rab interactor 1 isoform X2 — protein MEPPDQPDGLGCGPVYDVPDPHAFPQPRPARGSLNNVSLLDRLLLTQSVWLQLSLNSATALHILQREPPGTFLVRQSNTRRCRVLCLRLLDDLAPAFVASYSLQERAAGISLEGSSWSFPDLLHLVAFYCLSREVLPLALRLPQPIQQAVSHKELEAISHLGLEFWSSSLNAKDPPEPPEPPLCGDAAPAAGQLGAIPTRSPRELDCGLGNGALGFLNPLFQSRDGGLRRDDFKRSIKVRVSTETSSPLSPPPKPPPPIPSSQTGMPPTPRREPGQNSLLSISGYRVPQRAGEPLNPKPAGVSLPSLQELDSGSPSGSESEGSGGPRAPSPPAQRRPRTPLRSMSDAVLAVLAPEKQLARAVERLARDRSTRLGASVQDFLTLVRGGGGEWQSSHELLSPIRTFLTHTKTQLLQSPALELPSPTLLPDHRLDAVLERALHRCVLKPLKPVLATHLRRLRVADGSLGQLRENLRLVREQGPGAFPARATLPSPHDTQRARRKLLQLLRAYSPSTQVTLLLQACKGVYRAMGAAPDGSYGADEFLPFLSFILAQCDLPQLLMEAEYMMELMEPSQLLGEGGYYLTTLQASLALLGHFHEEELRELRPDVQKALSWQHQSPSGQPPGSPCQDPQPEKTQAPCSECHSTTPALGAQGMAEQLRGHPTDNSLPLHPEGHHQPQEQPAQHRHPKEMGPGPGPTHRLLREGAIDLDEPL, from the exons ATGGAGCCCCCGGACCAGCCGGACGG TCTGGGGTGTGGCCCTGTGTACGATGTCCCAGACCCACACgccttcccccagcccaggcCAGCGCGGGGGTCTCTGAACAACGTCAGCCTCCTGGATCGTCTGCTCCTCACCCAGTCTGTCTGGCTGCAGCTGAGCCTCAACTCTGCCACCGCCCTGCACATCCTGCAGCgtgagcccccaggg ACATTCCTGGTGCGCCAATCAAACACACGCCGATGCCGGGTGCTCTGCTTGCGCCTCCTAGATGACTTGGCCCCGGCCTTCGTCGCTAGCTACTccctgcaggagagagcagcag GCATCTCTCTAGAGGGCTCATCCTGGAGCTTCCCAGACCTGCTGCATCTGGTGGCCTTCTACTGCCTGAGCCG GGAGGTTCTCCCGCTTGCCCTACGCCTGCCCCAACCCATCCAGCAGGCCGTGTCGCACAAGGAACTGGAGGCCATTTCCCACCTGGGGCTTG AGTTCTGGAGCTCTTCTCTCAATGCCAAGGACCCCCCGGAGCCGCCTGAGCCCCCACTCTGTGGggatgctgcccctgcagctggccAGCTGGGTGCGATCCCCACACGGAGCCCAAGGGAGCTGGACTGTGGCCTGGGCaatggggctctgggcttcctgAACCCCCTGTtccagagcagggatgggggctTGCGGCGGGACGACTTCAAGCGCAGCATTAAAGTGCGGGTGTCCACTGAGACCTCCAGCCCTCTCTCACCACCCCCCAAGCCACCGCCCCCCATCCCTTCCAGCCAGACAGGGATGCCCCCCACCCCGCGCCGAGAGCCGGGCCAGAACTCACTCCTCAGCATATCAGGGTatcgggtgccccagagggctggggagccCCTTAATCCCAAGCCAGCTGGGGTCAGCCTCCCATCCCTGCAGGAGCTGGACAGCGGGTCCCCCAGTGGCTCAGAGagcgaggggagtgggggtccACGAGCCCCCTCACCTCCTGCCCAGCGCCGCCCCCGTACCCCTTTGCGCTCCATGAGCGATGCCGTCCTGGCAGTGCTGGCCCCTGAGAAACAGCTGGCACGGGCCGTGGAGCGGCTGGCGCGGGACCGGAgcaccaggctgggagccagcgTCCAGGATTTCCTGACCTTAGtgaggggtggcgggggggagtgGCAGTCCAGCCATGAGCTGCTGAGCCCCATCCGGACCTTCCTGACCCACACCAAGACTCAgctgctgcagagcccagccctggagctgccgaGCCCCACGCTGCTGCCTGACCACAGGCTgg ACGCTGTGCTGGAACGGGCCCTACATCGTTGTGTGCTGAAGCCTCTCAAACCAGTGCTGGCGACCCATCTGCGCAGGCTACGCGTGGCAGATGGGTCCCTGGGCCAGCTCCGGGAGAACCTGCGGCTGGTGCGGGAGCAGGGCCCTGGTGCCTTCCCAGCACGGGCGACCCTGCCTAGCCCCCATGACACCCAGCGGGCACGGCGCAAACTGCTGCAGCTTCTGCGTGCCTATTCGCCCAGCACCCAGGTGACACTTCTGCTGCAGGCCTGCAAGGGTGTCTACCGAGCCATGGGGGCAGCCCCGG atGGGAGCTATGGGGCGGACGAGTTCTTGCCGTTTCTGAGCTTCATCCTGGCTCAGTGCGACCTGCCCCAGCTGCTCATGGAGGCTGAGTACATGATGGAGCTGATGGAGCCCAGCCAGCTCCTGGGAGAAG GGGGCTATTACCTGACCACTCTCCAGGCCAGCCTGGCACTGTTGGGGCATTTCCAtgaagaggagctgagggagctgCGCCCCGATGTCCAGAAAGCCCTGAGCTGGCAGCACCAGAGCCCGTCAGGGCAGCCCCCTGGCAGCCCGTGCCAG GACCCACAGCCAGAGAAAACCCAGGCCCCCTGCAGTGAGTGCCACTCCACCACACCTGCGCTGGGAGCCCAGGGGATGGCGGAGCAGCTGCGGGGGCACCCCACAGACAACAgtctccctctgcaccctgagggacatcaccagccccaggagcagcCAGCACAGCACCGCCACCCCAAGGAGATGGGACCCGGGCCGGGACCCACACACAGGCTGCTCCGCGAAGGGGCTATCGACCTGGACGAACCCCTCTGA
- the RIN1 gene encoding ras and Rab interactor 1 isoform X1, translating to MLWPLVLRAPCPPHSSVSLLSLGCGPVYDVPDPHAFPQPRPARGSLNNVSLLDRLLLTQSVWLQLSLNSATALHILQREPPGTFLVRQSNTRRCRVLCLRLLDDLAPAFVASYSLQERAAGISLEGSSWSFPDLLHLVAFYCLSREVLPLALRLPQPIQQAVSHKELEAISHLGLEFWSSSLNAKDPPEPPEPPLCGDAAPAAGQLGAIPTRSPRELDCGLGNGALGFLNPLFQSRDGGLRRDDFKRSIKVRVSTETSSPLSPPPKPPPPIPSSQTGMPPTPRREPGQNSLLSISGYRVPQRAGEPLNPKPAGVSLPSLQELDSGSPSGSESEGSGGPRAPSPPAQRRPRTPLRSMSDAVLAVLAPEKQLARAVERLARDRSTRLGASVQDFLTLVRGGGGEWQSSHELLSPIRTFLTHTKTQLLQSPALELPSPTLLPDHRLDAVLERALHRCVLKPLKPVLATHLRRLRVADGSLGQLRENLRLVREQGPGAFPARATLPSPHDTQRARRKLLQLLRAYSPSTQVTLLLQACKGVYRAMGAAPDGSYGADEFLPFLSFILAQCDLPQLLMEAEYMMELMEPSQLLGEGGYYLTTLQASLALLGHFHEEELRELRPDVQKALSWQHQSPSGQPPGSPCQDPQPEKTQAPCSECHSTTPALGAQGMAEQLRGHPTDNSLPLHPEGHHQPQEQPAQHRHPKEMGPGPGPTHRLLREGAIDLDEPL from the exons atgctCTGGCCCTTAGTGCTAAGGGCCCCCTGCCCTCCTCACAGCTCTGTCTCCCTCCTCAGTCTGGGGTGTGGCCCTGTGTACGATGTCCCAGACCCACACgccttcccccagcccaggcCAGCGCGGGGGTCTCTGAACAACGTCAGCCTCCTGGATCGTCTGCTCCTCACCCAGTCTGTCTGGCTGCAGCTGAGCCTCAACTCTGCCACCGCCCTGCACATCCTGCAGCgtgagcccccaggg ACATTCCTGGTGCGCCAATCAAACACACGCCGATGCCGGGTGCTCTGCTTGCGCCTCCTAGATGACTTGGCCCCGGCCTTCGTCGCTAGCTACTccctgcaggagagagcagcag GCATCTCTCTAGAGGGCTCATCCTGGAGCTTCCCAGACCTGCTGCATCTGGTGGCCTTCTACTGCCTGAGCCG GGAGGTTCTCCCGCTTGCCCTACGCCTGCCCCAACCCATCCAGCAGGCCGTGTCGCACAAGGAACTGGAGGCCATTTCCCACCTGGGGCTTG AGTTCTGGAGCTCTTCTCTCAATGCCAAGGACCCCCCGGAGCCGCCTGAGCCCCCACTCTGTGGggatgctgcccctgcagctggccAGCTGGGTGCGATCCCCACACGGAGCCCAAGGGAGCTGGACTGTGGCCTGGGCaatggggctctgggcttcctgAACCCCCTGTtccagagcagggatgggggctTGCGGCGGGACGACTTCAAGCGCAGCATTAAAGTGCGGGTGTCCACTGAGACCTCCAGCCCTCTCTCACCACCCCCCAAGCCACCGCCCCCCATCCCTTCCAGCCAGACAGGGATGCCCCCCACCCCGCGCCGAGAGCCGGGCCAGAACTCACTCCTCAGCATATCAGGGTatcgggtgccccagagggctggggagccCCTTAATCCCAAGCCAGCTGGGGTCAGCCTCCCATCCCTGCAGGAGCTGGACAGCGGGTCCCCCAGTGGCTCAGAGagcgaggggagtgggggtccACGAGCCCCCTCACCTCCTGCCCAGCGCCGCCCCCGTACCCCTTTGCGCTCCATGAGCGATGCCGTCCTGGCAGTGCTGGCCCCTGAGAAACAGCTGGCACGGGCCGTGGAGCGGCTGGCGCGGGACCGGAgcaccaggctgggagccagcgTCCAGGATTTCCTGACCTTAGtgaggggtggcgggggggagtgGCAGTCCAGCCATGAGCTGCTGAGCCCCATCCGGACCTTCCTGACCCACACCAAGACTCAgctgctgcagagcccagccctggagctgccgaGCCCCACGCTGCTGCCTGACCACAGGCTgg ACGCTGTGCTGGAACGGGCCCTACATCGTTGTGTGCTGAAGCCTCTCAAACCAGTGCTGGCGACCCATCTGCGCAGGCTACGCGTGGCAGATGGGTCCCTGGGCCAGCTCCGGGAGAACCTGCGGCTGGTGCGGGAGCAGGGCCCTGGTGCCTTCCCAGCACGGGCGACCCTGCCTAGCCCCCATGACACCCAGCGGGCACGGCGCAAACTGCTGCAGCTTCTGCGTGCCTATTCGCCCAGCACCCAGGTGACACTTCTGCTGCAGGCCTGCAAGGGTGTCTACCGAGCCATGGGGGCAGCCCCGG atGGGAGCTATGGGGCGGACGAGTTCTTGCCGTTTCTGAGCTTCATCCTGGCTCAGTGCGACCTGCCCCAGCTGCTCATGGAGGCTGAGTACATGATGGAGCTGATGGAGCCCAGCCAGCTCCTGGGAGAAG GGGGCTATTACCTGACCACTCTCCAGGCCAGCCTGGCACTGTTGGGGCATTTCCAtgaagaggagctgagggagctgCGCCCCGATGTCCAGAAAGCCCTGAGCTGGCAGCACCAGAGCCCGTCAGGGCAGCCCCCTGGCAGCCCGTGCCAG GACCCACAGCCAGAGAAAACCCAGGCCCCCTGCAGTGAGTGCCACTCCACCACACCTGCGCTGGGAGCCCAGGGGATGGCGGAGCAGCTGCGGGGGCACCCCACAGACAACAgtctccctctgcaccctgagggacatcaccagccccaggagcagcCAGCACAGCACCGCCACCCCAAGGAGATGGGACCCGGGCCGGGACCCACACACAGGCTGCTCCGCGAAGGGGCTATCGACCTGGACGAACCCCTCTGA
- the RIN1 gene encoding ras and Rab interactor 1 isoform X4 yields MLWPLVLRAPCPPHSSVSLLSLGCGPVYDVPDPHAFPQPRPARGSLNNVSLLDRLLLTQSVWLQLSLNSATALHILQREPPGTFLVRQSNTRRCRVLCLRLLDDLAPAFVASYSLQERAAGISLEGSSWSFPDLLHLVAFYCLSREVLPLALRLPQPIQQAVSHKELEAISHLGLEFWSSSLNAKDPPEPPEPPLCGDAAPAAGQLGAIPTRSPRELDCGLGNGALGFLNPLFQSRDGGLRRDDFKRSIKVRVSTETSSPLSPPPKPPPPIPSSQTGMPPTPRREPGQNSLLSISGYRVPQRAGEPLNPKPAGVSLPSLQELDSGSPSGSESEGSGGPRAPSPPAQRRPRTPLRSMSDAVLAVLAPEKQLARAVERLARDRSTRLGASVQDFLTLVRGGGGEWQSSHELLSPIRTFLTHTKTQLLQSPALELPSPTLLPDHRLDAVLERALHRCVLKPLKPVLATHLRRLRVADGSLGQLRENLRLVREQGPGAFPARATLPSPHDTQRARRKLLQLLRAYSPSTQVTLLLQACKGVYRAMGAAPDGSYGADEFLPFLSFILAQCDLPQLLMEAEYMMELMEPSQLLGEGGYYLTTLQASLALLGHFHEEELRELRPDVQKALSWQHQSPSGQPPGSPCQISFWPSQHPRQ; encoded by the exons atgctCTGGCCCTTAGTGCTAAGGGCCCCCTGCCCTCCTCACAGCTCTGTCTCCCTCCTCAGTCTGGGGTGTGGCCCTGTGTACGATGTCCCAGACCCACACgccttcccccagcccaggcCAGCGCGGGGGTCTCTGAACAACGTCAGCCTCCTGGATCGTCTGCTCCTCACCCAGTCTGTCTGGCTGCAGCTGAGCCTCAACTCTGCCACCGCCCTGCACATCCTGCAGCgtgagcccccaggg ACATTCCTGGTGCGCCAATCAAACACACGCCGATGCCGGGTGCTCTGCTTGCGCCTCCTAGATGACTTGGCCCCGGCCTTCGTCGCTAGCTACTccctgcaggagagagcagcag GCATCTCTCTAGAGGGCTCATCCTGGAGCTTCCCAGACCTGCTGCATCTGGTGGCCTTCTACTGCCTGAGCCG GGAGGTTCTCCCGCTTGCCCTACGCCTGCCCCAACCCATCCAGCAGGCCGTGTCGCACAAGGAACTGGAGGCCATTTCCCACCTGGGGCTTG AGTTCTGGAGCTCTTCTCTCAATGCCAAGGACCCCCCGGAGCCGCCTGAGCCCCCACTCTGTGGggatgctgcccctgcagctggccAGCTGGGTGCGATCCCCACACGGAGCCCAAGGGAGCTGGACTGTGGCCTGGGCaatggggctctgggcttcctgAACCCCCTGTtccagagcagggatgggggctTGCGGCGGGACGACTTCAAGCGCAGCATTAAAGTGCGGGTGTCCACTGAGACCTCCAGCCCTCTCTCACCACCCCCCAAGCCACCGCCCCCCATCCCTTCCAGCCAGACAGGGATGCCCCCCACCCCGCGCCGAGAGCCGGGCCAGAACTCACTCCTCAGCATATCAGGGTatcgggtgccccagagggctggggagccCCTTAATCCCAAGCCAGCTGGGGTCAGCCTCCCATCCCTGCAGGAGCTGGACAGCGGGTCCCCCAGTGGCTCAGAGagcgaggggagtgggggtccACGAGCCCCCTCACCTCCTGCCCAGCGCCGCCCCCGTACCCCTTTGCGCTCCATGAGCGATGCCGTCCTGGCAGTGCTGGCCCCTGAGAAACAGCTGGCACGGGCCGTGGAGCGGCTGGCGCGGGACCGGAgcaccaggctgggagccagcgTCCAGGATTTCCTGACCTTAGtgaggggtggcgggggggagtgGCAGTCCAGCCATGAGCTGCTGAGCCCCATCCGGACCTTCCTGACCCACACCAAGACTCAgctgctgcagagcccagccctggagctgccgaGCCCCACGCTGCTGCCTGACCACAGGCTgg ACGCTGTGCTGGAACGGGCCCTACATCGTTGTGTGCTGAAGCCTCTCAAACCAGTGCTGGCGACCCATCTGCGCAGGCTACGCGTGGCAGATGGGTCCCTGGGCCAGCTCCGGGAGAACCTGCGGCTGGTGCGGGAGCAGGGCCCTGGTGCCTTCCCAGCACGGGCGACCCTGCCTAGCCCCCATGACACCCAGCGGGCACGGCGCAAACTGCTGCAGCTTCTGCGTGCCTATTCGCCCAGCACCCAGGTGACACTTCTGCTGCAGGCCTGCAAGGGTGTCTACCGAGCCATGGGGGCAGCCCCGG atGGGAGCTATGGGGCGGACGAGTTCTTGCCGTTTCTGAGCTTCATCCTGGCTCAGTGCGACCTGCCCCAGCTGCTCATGGAGGCTGAGTACATGATGGAGCTGATGGAGCCCAGCCAGCTCCTGGGAGAAG GGGGCTATTACCTGACCACTCTCCAGGCCAGCCTGGCACTGTTGGGGCATTTCCAtgaagaggagctgagggagctgCGCCCCGATGTCCAGAAAGCCCTGAGCTGGCAGCACCAGAGCCCGTCAGGGCAGCCCCCTGGCAGCCCGTGCCAG ATatctttttggccttcacaacatccccgacaatga